In Pseudomonas sp. GCEP-101, one DNA window encodes the following:
- a CDS encoding 3-methyl-2-oxobutanoate dehydrogenase (2-methylpropanoyl-transferring) subunit alpha, translating to MTDYAPLRLHVPEPTGRPGCKTDFSYLHLSPAGEVRKPAIDVEPAQTTDLAFSLVRVLDEDGNAVGPWAPDLSHEQLLRGMRLMLKTRIFDARMLTAQRQKKMSFYMQCLGEEAIATAHTMALRDGDMTFPTYRQQGILITRDYPLKDMICQLLSNEQDPLKGRQLPIMYSSREKGFFSISGNLATQFIQAVGWGMASAIKGDTRISSAWIGDGATAESDFHTALTFAHVYRAPVILNVVNNQWAISTFQAIAGGEGTTFANRGVGCGIASLRVDGNDFLAVYAASQWAAERARRGHGPSLIEWVTYRAGPHSTSDDPSKYRPADDWTNFPLGDPIARLKQHLIGLGIWSEEQQEALKKELEAEVIAAQKEAERHGSLVDGHVFSAANLFDDVYKDLPEHLRRQRQELGV from the coding sequence ATGACCGACTACGCTCCGCTCCGCCTGCACGTCCCCGAGCCCACCGGGCGCCCGGGTTGCAAGACCGACTTCTCCTACCTGCACCTGTCGCCCGCCGGCGAGGTGCGCAAGCCCGCCATCGACGTCGAACCCGCGCAGACCACCGACCTGGCCTTCAGCCTGGTGCGCGTGCTCGATGAAGACGGCAACGCCGTCGGCCCCTGGGCTCCGGACCTGAGCCACGAGCAGCTGCTGCGCGGCATGCGTCTGATGCTCAAGACGCGCATCTTCGACGCCCGCATGCTCACCGCCCAGCGCCAGAAGAAGATGTCCTTCTACATGCAGTGCCTAGGTGAAGAGGCCATCGCCACCGCCCACACCATGGCCCTGCGCGATGGCGACATGACCTTCCCGACCTACCGTCAGCAGGGCATCCTGATCACCCGCGACTACCCGCTCAAGGACATGATCTGCCAGCTGCTCTCCAACGAGCAGGACCCGCTCAAGGGCCGCCAGCTGCCGATCATGTACTCCAGCCGCGAGAAGGGTTTCTTCTCCATCTCCGGCAACCTCGCCACCCAGTTCATCCAGGCGGTCGGCTGGGGCATGGCCTCGGCGATCAAGGGCGACACGCGGATTTCCTCGGCCTGGATCGGCGACGGCGCCACCGCCGAATCCGACTTCCACACCGCCCTTACCTTCGCCCACGTGTACCGCGCGCCGGTGATCCTCAACGTGGTCAACAACCAGTGGGCGATCTCCACCTTCCAGGCCATCGCCGGCGGTGAAGGCACCACCTTCGCCAACCGTGGCGTGGGCTGCGGCATCGCCTCGCTGCGGGTGGACGGCAACGACTTCCTCGCCGTCTACGCCGCGTCGCAATGGGCCGCCGAGCGCGCCCGCCGCGGCCACGGCCCGAGCCTGATCGAGTGGGTCACCTACCGCGCCGGCCCGCACTCGACCTCGGACGACCCGTCCAAGTACCGCCCCGCCGACGACTGGACCAACTTCCCCCTGGGCGACCCCATCGCCCGCCTCAAGCAGCACCTGATCGGCCTCGGCATCTGGTCCGAGGAGCAGCAGGAAGCGCTGAAGAAGGAGCTGGAAGCCGAAGTGATCGCTGCCCAGAAGGAGGCCGAACGCCACGGCTCGCTGGTGGACGGCCACGTGTTCAGCGCCGCCAACCTGTTCGACGACGTTTACAAGGACCTGCCGGAACACCTGCGCCGGCAGCGTCAGGAGCTCGGGGTATGA
- a CDS encoding Lrp/AsnC family transcriptional regulator — protein sequence MAELDRTDLKILRALADDGRLSWRDLAQNIGLSLTPTLRRVRRLEEEQYIQGYFARLDEERLSGGMSVFVSVSLEKQTGDYLARFEERIVQAPQVMSCFQMTGDADYMLRVVVKDLSAYQLFLTNTLTQIPGVAGIKSAFALKSVMLRSAPPI from the coding sequence ATGGCTGAACTGGACCGCACCGACCTGAAAATCCTCCGCGCCCTGGCCGACGATGGCCGGCTCTCCTGGCGTGACCTGGCGCAGAACATCGGCCTGTCGCTGACCCCGACCTTGCGCCGGGTTCGCCGCCTGGAGGAGGAGCAGTACATCCAAGGCTACTTCGCCCGCCTTGACGAGGAACGCCTGTCCGGCGGCATGAGCGTGTTCGTCTCGGTGTCCCTGGAAAAACAGACCGGCGACTACCTCGCGCGGTTCGAAGAACGCATCGTCCAGGCGCCGCAGGTGATGAGCTGCTTCCAGATGACCGGCGACGCCGACTACATGCTGCGGGTGGTGGTGAAGGACCTGTCGGCGTACCAGCTGTTTCTCACCAACACGCTGACGCAGATCCCGGGTGTGGCGGGGATCAAGTCGGCGTTCGCCTTGAAGTCGGTGATGCTGCGCTCGGCGCCGCCGATCTGA
- a CDS encoding GlxA family transcriptional regulator, giving the protein MKRVAMLLFPGVQALDVSGPLDVFAEANAFVPAGQGYQVVTLAAPPLPLRASNGQWLGADCTLDQGHPAADILLVPGGPGLPQAAPAPELLHWLRDACARTPRYGSICTGAFLLGHAGLLDDRQVTTHWSDARRLAELFPRARVEPDRIHVRDGALVTSAGVTAGIDLALALVAEDHGAAVALSVAKRLLVVAQRQGGQSQFSPFLQAPADEASPVARIQRHVQEHLDQPLGVPQLAAEVAMSPRSFARLFVRETGVTPAEFVQRARIDAARGMLEGSDHALKMIAWRCGFGSAARMRLVFVQRLGVTPTQYREQFRREG; this is encoded by the coding sequence ATGAAGCGCGTGGCCATGCTGCTGTTCCCCGGCGTACAGGCGCTGGATGTGTCCGGGCCACTGGACGTATTCGCCGAGGCCAACGCCTTCGTGCCCGCCGGCCAGGGCTACCAGGTGGTGACGCTGGCCGCACCGCCCCTGCCGTTGCGCGCCTCCAACGGGCAGTGGCTCGGTGCCGATTGCACTCTCGATCAGGGCCATCCCGCCGCCGATATCCTGCTGGTGCCGGGCGGGCCGGGACTGCCCCAAGCAGCGCCCGCGCCCGAATTGCTCCACTGGCTGCGCGATGCCTGCGCGCGGACGCCGCGCTACGGCTCGATCTGCACCGGCGCCTTCCTGCTCGGCCACGCCGGCTTGCTCGACGACAGGCAGGTGACGACGCACTGGAGCGATGCGCGGCGCCTCGCCGAGTTGTTCCCGCGCGCGCGGGTGGAGCCCGATCGCATTCATGTGCGCGATGGCGCGCTGGTGACCTCGGCCGGCGTCACGGCCGGTATCGACCTGGCGTTGGCCCTGGTTGCCGAGGACCACGGCGCGGCGGTGGCGCTGTCGGTGGCGAAACGGCTGCTGGTGGTGGCGCAGCGCCAGGGCGGCCAGTCGCAGTTCAGCCCCTTCCTGCAGGCGCCAGCGGATGAAGCCTCGCCGGTGGCGCGCATCCAGCGCCATGTGCAGGAACATCTCGACCAGCCACTGGGCGTGCCGCAGCTGGCCGCCGAGGTGGCGATGAGCCCGCGCAGCTTCGCCCGCCTCTTCGTGCGCGAAACGGGCGTGACGCCGGCGGAGTTCGTCCAGCGCGCGCGCATCGACGCCGCGCGCGGGATGCTCGAAGGCAGTGACCACGCGCTGAAGATGATCGCCTGGCGCTGCGGCTTCGGCAGCGCGGCGCGCATGCGCCTGGTGTTCGTCCAGCGCCTGGGCGTGACGCCGACGCAGTATCGCGAGCAGTTTCGTCGCGAGGGGTGA
- a CDS encoding DUF2790 domain-containing protein, which translates to MKTLLSSLFAIPALLLTFSAFADDAVVYHYGMPLDVAQVLSITQPDTGCEVSQATMVYLDSHGQQHTVKYLRQTPSCSDV; encoded by the coding sequence ATGAAAACCCTCCTTTCCAGCCTGTTCGCCATTCCCGCCCTGCTGTTGACCTTCAGCGCCTTCGCCGACGACGCCGTCGTCTACCACTACGGCATGCCGCTGGACGTCGCCCAGGTGCTGAGCATCACCCAGCCCGACACCGGCTGCGAAGTCAGCCAGGCCACCATGGTCTACCTGGACTCCCACGGCCAGCAGCACACCGTCAAATACCTGCGCCAGACCCCGAGCTGCAGCGACGTCTGA
- a CDS encoding alginate export family protein, producing the protein MTHAAVLRPALLALLVAGAGSASAYQLYATDDTHLNADLSATFGLFHSQERYTMSGTLDEGSSSWQEGFVKYGLSGDQKLGGTGTAYGAFNLLSSATWGDGDAAGFSDGSERTTRIEDAYAGWRSAGLFPVLGEDGIDLSFGRQNIVVGDGFLIDGDALNLGKGVADGEFNRGGAYYLAGRRAFDETAVLRIGGKEGWRGDLMRLKSDNRAQAKSELYVATLEHVAQAGTVGLTYIDVNDIDEQYASPAQLARQDMKTYSLRGTGNAGVENLFLSGEYAWQDKRHTDNGASSDENAWYLEAGWTFSDVAWKPYVSYRFSRFSEGYDPLFYGFSRGFGTWFQGEVAGNYAGPFNSNTRVHNIGAKVSPLENVSVGLQWFDFHTLDTDLGNTDANELDLYAEWAVNEHLMIIPLVGLYQPKKSAAEGGTQLGNDNSNLYSQLLFSTTF; encoded by the coding sequence ATGACACACGCCGCCGTGCTGCGCCCCGCCCTGCTCGCCCTGCTCGTCGCCGGGGCCGGTTCCGCCAGCGCCTACCAGCTCTACGCCACCGATGACACGCACCTCAACGCCGACCTCTCGGCGACCTTCGGGCTGTTCCACAGCCAGGAGCGCTACACCATGAGCGGCACCCTGGATGAAGGTTCGTCCTCCTGGCAGGAGGGCTTCGTCAAGTACGGCCTGAGCGGGGACCAGAAGCTCGGCGGCACGGGAACCGCCTACGGCGCCTTCAACCTGCTCAGCTCCGCCACCTGGGGCGACGGCGATGCGGCCGGCTTCAGCGACGGCTCCGAACGCACCACCCGGATCGAGGACGCCTACGCCGGCTGGCGTTCGGCCGGGCTGTTCCCGGTACTGGGCGAGGACGGCATCGACCTGTCCTTCGGCCGCCAGAACATCGTGGTCGGCGACGGCTTCCTGATCGACGGCGACGCCCTGAACCTGGGCAAGGGCGTCGCCGATGGCGAATTCAACCGTGGCGGCGCCTACTACCTGGCCGGCCGCCGCGCCTTCGACGAAACCGCCGTGCTGCGCATCGGCGGCAAGGAAGGCTGGCGTGGCGACCTGATGCGCCTGAAGTCCGACAACCGCGCCCAGGCCAAGTCCGAGCTGTACGTCGCCACCCTCGAACACGTCGCCCAGGCAGGCACCGTCGGCCTGACCTATATCGACGTGAACGACATCGACGAGCAATACGCTTCGCCCGCCCAGCTTGCCCGCCAGGACATGAAGACCTACAGCCTGCGCGGCACCGGCAACGCCGGCGTGGAGAACCTGTTCCTCTCCGGCGAATACGCCTGGCAGGACAAGCGCCACACGGACAATGGCGCGTCCTCCGACGAGAATGCCTGGTACCTGGAAGCCGGCTGGACCTTCTCCGACGTCGCGTGGAAGCCCTACGTCAGCTACCGCTTCAGCCGCTTCTCGGAAGGCTACGATCCGCTGTTCTACGGCTTCAGCCGTGGCTTCGGCACCTGGTTCCAGGGCGAAGTGGCGGGCAACTATGCCGGCCCGTTCAACAGCAACACCCGCGTGCACAACATCGGCGCCAAGGTCAGCCCGCTGGAGAACGTCAGCGTCGGCCTGCAGTGGTTCGACTTCCACACCCTGGACACCGACCTGGGGAACACCGACGCCAACGAGCTGGACCTCTACGCCGAGTGGGCGGTCAACGAGCACCTGATGATCATCCCGCTGGTGGGCCTGTACCAGCCGAAGAAGAGCGCGGCCGAAGGCGGCACCCAGCTCGGCAACGACAACAGCAACCTCTACAGCCAGTTGCTGTTCTCCACGACGTTCTGA
- the paaZ gene encoding phenylacetic acid degradation bifunctional protein PaaZ, with protein MAQAPILQSFIGGRWVGQHGAQALRSALNGQTVARTHEEALDFEQAVAHAREQGLKELMSMDFQQRAQRLKALALYLTERKEQLYEISRHSGATRADSWIDIEGGAGTLFAYAGVGGRELPSGNVVHEGPAIPLGKTGTFAGSHILVPRGGIAVHINAFNFPIWGMLEKFAPSFLAGMPCIVKPATATSYITEAAVRLMHESGLLPAGSLQLIIGGTGDLLDRLQGQDVVTFTGSADTAAKLRVNPNLIRHSVPFNAEADSLNCAILAPDVTPDDEEFDLFVKEVAREMTVKAGQKCTAIRRAIVPARHIDAVAERLRARLAKVVVGDPSVEGVKMGALASHAQQSDVAERVDALLKSSELVFGAKDGFAPRGDGVNEGAFFAPTLLRSRDPHAEGGAHDIEAFGPVSTLMAYDDIDEAIALAARGKGSLVASLITRDPQVAAKVVPAMGALHGRLHILDRESAAESTGHGSPLPVLKHGGPGRAGGGEELGGLRAVKHYLQRTAVQGSPSMLMAVTGEYVRGAKVYETEVHPFRRHFDDLKIGESLLTHRRTVTEADLVNFGCLSGDHFYMHFDELAAKDSQFGKRIAHGYFVLSAAAGLFVSPGVGPVLANYGLDTLRFINPVGIGDTIQARLTCKRKIDQGKKSPKGEPQGVVAWDVEVTNQLGKLVASYDILTLVLKRP; from the coding sequence ATGGCCCAAGCGCCAATCCTGCAAAGTTTCATCGGCGGCCGCTGGGTCGGCCAGCATGGCGCCCAGGCGCTGCGTAGCGCGCTCAACGGCCAGACCGTGGCGCGCACCCACGAAGAGGCGCTGGACTTCGAGCAAGCCGTCGCCCATGCCCGCGAACAGGGCCTGAAAGAGCTGATGTCCATGGACTTCCAGCAGCGCGCCCAGCGCCTGAAGGCCCTTGCGCTGTACCTGACCGAGCGCAAGGAGCAGCTCTACGAGATTTCCCGCCACAGCGGCGCCACCCGCGCCGACAGCTGGATCGACATCGAAGGCGGCGCCGGCACCCTGTTCGCCTACGCTGGCGTCGGCGGCCGCGAGCTGCCGTCGGGCAACGTCGTCCACGAAGGCCCGGCCATCCCCCTGGGCAAGACCGGCACGTTCGCCGGCAGCCACATCCTGGTGCCGCGCGGCGGCATCGCCGTGCACATCAACGCCTTCAACTTCCCCATCTGGGGGATGCTGGAGAAGTTCGCGCCGAGCTTCCTCGCCGGCATGCCGTGCATTGTCAAACCGGCCACCGCCACCAGCTACATCACCGAAGCCGCCGTGCGCCTGATGCACGAGTCCGGCCTGTTGCCGGCCGGCAGCCTGCAGCTGATCATCGGCGGCACCGGCGACCTGCTCGACCGCCTGCAGGGCCAGGACGTGGTGACCTTCACCGGTTCCGCCGACACCGCCGCCAAGCTGCGGGTCAATCCGAACCTGATCCGCCACTCGGTGCCGTTCAATGCCGAGGCCGACTCGCTGAACTGCGCCATCCTCGCCCCGGACGTCACCCCCGACGACGAGGAGTTCGACCTCTTCGTCAAGGAAGTCGCCCGCGAGATGACCGTGAAAGCCGGGCAGAAATGCACCGCCATCCGCCGCGCCATCGTTCCCGCCCGGCACATCGATGCCGTGGCCGAGCGCCTGCGTGCGCGCCTGGCCAAGGTCGTGGTCGGCGACCCATCGGTGGAAGGCGTGAAGATGGGCGCCCTGGCCTCCCACGCCCAGCAGTCCGACGTTGCCGAGCGGGTCGACGCGCTGCTGAAGTCCAGCGAGCTGGTCTTCGGCGCAAAAGATGGCTTCGCCCCGCGCGGCGACGGCGTCAACGAAGGCGCTTTCTTCGCTCCGACCCTGCTGCGCAGCCGCGACCCGCACGCCGAAGGCGGTGCCCACGACATCGAGGCCTTCGGCCCGGTGAGCACCCTGATGGCCTACGACGACATCGACGAAGCCATCGCCCTCGCCGCCCGCGGCAAGGGCAGCCTGGTCGCCAGCCTGATCACCCGTGATCCGCAGGTCGCCGCCAAGGTCGTGCCGGCCATGGGCGCGCTGCACGGCCGCCTGCACATCCTCGACCGCGAATCCGCCGCCGAATCCACCGGCCACGGCTCGCCGCTGCCGGTGCTCAAGCACGGCGGCCCGGGTCGCGCCGGCGGCGGCGAGGAACTGGGCGGCCTGCGCGCGGTGAAGCACTATCTGCAACGCACCGCCGTACAGGGCTCGCCGAGCATGCTGATGGCCGTCACCGGCGAATACGTGCGCGGCGCCAAGGTCTACGAGACCGAGGTCCACCCGTTCCGCCGCCATTTCGACGACCTGAAGATCGGCGAGTCGCTGCTGACCCACCGCCGCACCGTCACCGAGGCCGATTTGGTCAACTTCGGCTGCCTGTCGGGCGACCACTTCTACATGCACTTCGATGAACTGGCGGCGAAGGACTCGCAGTTCGGCAAGCGCATCGCCCACGGCTACTTCGTGCTCTCGGCGGCGGCCGGCCTGTTCGTCTCCCCCGGCGTCGGCCCGGTGCTGGCCAACTACGGTCTGGACACCCTGCGCTTCATCAATCCGGTGGGCATCGGCGACACCATCCAGGCGCGCCTGACCTGCAAGCGCAAGATCGACCAGGGCAAGAAGAGCCCCAAGGGCGAGCCGCAGGGCGTGGTGGCCTGGGACGTGGAAGTCACCAACCAGCTCGGCAAACTGGTGGCCAGCTACGACATCCTCACCCTGGTCCTCAAGCGCCCCTGA
- the paaE gene encoding 1,2-phenylacetyl-CoA epoxidase subunit PaaE: MSKFHSLKIKEVRAETRDAVSIAFDVPADLADSFRFQHGQHLVMRTRLDGEEVRRSYSICSGVNDGELRVAIKHVPGGRFSAYANEALKVGASLEVMPPAGHFNVALDPARHGNYLAVAAGSGITPILSIIKTTLETEPHSRVTLLYGNRSSNAAMFREQLEDLKNRYLQRLNLIFVFSREQQDVDLYNGRIDADKCGQLFSRWLDVKRLDAAFICGPQAMTETVREQLRGNGMPTERIHFELFAAAGSNEKREARQAAAVTDSAMSRITVISDGRELSFELARNSASVLDAGNQHGAELPYSCKAGVCSTCKCKVVSGEVEMDSNFALEDYEVAAGYVLSCQAYPISDSVVLDFDQL, encoded by the coding sequence ATGAGCAAGTTCCACAGCCTGAAAATCAAGGAAGTACGCGCGGAAACCCGTGACGCCGTGTCCATCGCCTTCGACGTCCCGGCGGACCTGGCCGACAGCTTCCGTTTCCAGCACGGCCAGCACCTGGTCATGCGCACCCGGCTCGACGGCGAGGAAGTGCGCCGCTCCTATTCCATCTGCAGCGGCGTCAACGACGGCGAGCTGCGCGTGGCGATCAAGCACGTGCCGGGCGGGCGTTTCTCCGCCTATGCCAACGAAGCCCTGAAGGTCGGCGCCAGCCTGGAGGTCATGCCGCCGGCCGGCCACTTCAACGTCGCGCTCGACCCGGCGCGCCACGGCAACTACCTGGCGGTCGCCGCCGGCAGCGGCATCACGCCGATCCTGTCGATCATCAAGACCACCCTGGAAACCGAGCCGCACAGTCGCGTCACGCTGCTCTATGGCAACCGCTCCAGCAACGCCGCGATGTTCCGCGAGCAGCTCGAAGACCTGAAGAACCGCTACCTGCAGCGCCTCAACCTGATCTTCGTGTTCAGCCGCGAACAGCAGGACGTGGACCTCTACAACGGTCGCATCGACGCCGACAAGTGCGGCCAGCTGTTCAGCCGCTGGCTCGACGTGAAGCGCCTCGACGCCGCGTTCATCTGCGGCCCGCAGGCAATGACCGAGACCGTGCGCGAGCAGCTCAGGGGCAACGGCATGCCGACCGAGCGCATCCACTTCGAACTGTTCGCCGCCGCTGGCAGCAACGAGAAGCGCGAAGCCCGCCAGGCCGCCGCCGTGACCGACAGCGCGATGAGCCGGATCACCGTGATCAGCGATGGCCGCGAGCTGTCCTTCGAGCTGGCCCGCAACAGCGCCAGCGTGCTCGATGCCGGCAACCAGCACGGCGCGGAACTGCCCTACTCCTGCAAGGCCGGCGTGTGCTCGACCTGCAAGTGCAAGGTGGTTTCCGGCGAGGTGGAGATGGACAGCAACTTCGCCCTGGAGGACTACGAAGTGGCGGCCGGCTACGTGCTGAGCTGCCAGGCGTACCCGATCAGCGACAGCGTGGTGCTCGATTTCGACCAGCTCTGA
- the paaD gene encoding 1,2-phenylacetyl-CoA epoxidase subunit PaaD, giving the protein MQPGELIGSDRGARAGTADDLSRAWNVLGAVMDPEVPVVSVVDLGIVRGLDWRDGHLHVVVTPTYSGCPATEVIEQDIQHALEHAGFAAPRLERRLNPAWTTDWISDQGRQALRDYGIAPPAGSTSKRSLLGETPEVRCPQCGSLHTEQLSQFGSTACKALYRCVDCREPFDYFKCI; this is encoded by the coding sequence ATGCAACCTGGTGAGCTGATCGGCAGCGACCGCGGCGCCCGTGCCGGCACGGCGGACGACCTCAGCCGCGCGTGGAACGTGCTCGGCGCGGTGATGGACCCGGAGGTGCCGGTGGTCAGCGTCGTCGACCTGGGCATCGTGCGCGGGCTCGACTGGCGCGACGGACACCTGCATGTGGTGGTCACCCCCACCTACTCCGGTTGCCCGGCCACCGAGGTCATCGAGCAGGACATCCAGCACGCCCTGGAGCACGCCGGCTTCGCCGCGCCACGCCTGGAGCGCCGGCTGAACCCGGCCTGGACCACCGACTGGATCAGTGACCAGGGCCGCCAGGCGCTGCGCGACTACGGCATCGCCCCGCCGGCCGGCAGCACCAGCAAACGCAGCCTGCTCGGCGAGACCCCGGAGGTGCGCTGTCCGCAGTGCGGCAGCCTGCACACCGAGCAGCTCAGCCAGTTCGGCTCGACCGCCTGCAAGGCGCTGTACCGCTGCGTCGACTGCCGAGAACCCTTCGATTACTTCAAGTGCATCTGA
- the paaC gene encoding 1,2-phenylacetyl-CoA epoxidase subunit PaaC, whose amino-acid sequence MNPNSDKIQYLLRLADSALIQGQRLCQWCGHAPALEEELALMNVGLDLVGQARNWYEYAAELQDDGRDADALAFRRDERAFRNLLLVEQPNGDYAVTITKQFLYDAWHFHVLHALSASRDERIAAIAAKGLKEVTYHLRRSSEWMQRLGDGTDESHARMLAAIAQVWRFTVELCSPDDIEQRLFAAGIAPNPDELAAAWKAKVADIFAAATLPLPEPAMNFYLSGRRGLHTEHLGILLAEMQFLQRAYPDATW is encoded by the coding sequence ATGAACCCGAATTCCGACAAGATCCAATACCTGCTGCGCCTCGCCGACAGCGCCCTGATCCAGGGCCAGCGCCTGTGCCAATGGTGCGGCCACGCCCCGGCGCTGGAGGAAGAACTGGCGCTGATGAACGTCGGCCTCGACCTGGTGGGGCAGGCGCGCAACTGGTACGAGTACGCCGCGGAGCTGCAGGACGACGGCCGCGACGCCGACGCCCTGGCCTTCCGCCGCGACGAGCGGGCCTTCCGCAACCTGCTGCTGGTGGAGCAGCCCAACGGCGACTACGCCGTGACCATCACCAAGCAGTTCCTCTATGACGCCTGGCACTTCCACGTGCTGCACGCCCTGAGCGCCTCCCGCGACGAGCGCATTGCCGCCATCGCCGCCAAGGGCCTGAAGGAAGTCACCTACCACCTGCGCCGCTCCAGCGAGTGGATGCAGCGACTGGGCGATGGTACCGACGAGAGCCATGCGCGCATGCTCGCGGCAATCGCGCAGGTGTGGCGCTTCACCGTCGAGCTGTGCAGCCCGGATGACATCGAGCAACGCCTGTTCGCCGCAGGCATCGCGCCGAACCCGGACGAACTCGCCGCCGCGTGGAAGGCCAAGGTCGCCGACATCTTCGCCGCCGCGACCCTGCCGCTGCCCGAGCCCGCGATGAACTTCTACCTCAGCGGCCGCCGCGGCCTGCACACCGAACACCTGGGCATTCTCCTGGCCGAGATGCAGTTCCTCCAGCGAGCCTACCCCGATGCAACCTGGTGA
- the paaB gene encoding 1,2-phenylacetyl-CoA epoxidase subunit PaaB, producing MSEWTLFEVFVRSKHGLNHKHVGSVHAADAAMAIENARELYTRRNEGVSLWVVPSALITASSPDEKDPLFDPSQDKVYRHASFYELPPEVGHM from the coding sequence ATGAGTGAGTGGACCCTTTTTGAAGTTTTTGTCCGCAGCAAGCACGGACTGAACCACAAGCACGTGGGCAGCGTCCACGCCGCCGACGCCGCCATGGCGATCGAGAACGCCCGCGAGCTGTACACCCGCCGCAACGAAGGCGTGAGCCTGTGGGTGGTGCCCTCCGCGCTGATCACCGCCTCCTCCCCCGACGAGAAGGACCCGCTGTTCGACCCGTCGCAGGACAAGGTCTACCGCCACGCCAGCTTCTATGAGCTGCCGCCCGAAGTCGGCCACATGTGA